Proteins found in one Acinetobacter sp. XH1741 genomic segment:
- the ruvB gene encoding Holliday junction branch migration DNA helicase RuvB, with protein MQDRLISGTEKPEDHFDRAIRPTSLADYIGQPVVREQMEIFIGAARGRGEALDHTLIFGPPGLGKTTLANIIAREMGGNLKSTSGPVLERAGDLAAMLTNLEEGDVLFIDEIHRLSPVIEEILYPAMEDYQLDIMIGEGPAARSIKLDLPPFTLVAATTRAGLLTSPLRDRFGIVQRLEFYSVEDLTHIVSRSANLMDVPITVEGAEEVARRARGTPRIANRLLRRVRDYAQVKGTGEVNHDMAQRALDMLNVDKAGLDTLDRRYLSMLLERFDGGPAGVEALAAAMAEDSGTLEDVIEPYLIQQGYVMRTARGRIATNQSYLQFGMTPPEPKN; from the coding sequence ATGCAAGACCGTCTAATCAGTGGAACAGAAAAACCTGAAGATCATTTTGATCGGGCTATCCGACCAACTTCGCTTGCCGATTATATTGGGCAGCCAGTGGTACGCGAGCAAATGGAAATCTTCATTGGCGCTGCTCGCGGTCGTGGTGAAGCACTCGATCACACACTGATTTTTGGTCCACCAGGTTTAGGTAAAACCACACTTGCTAATATCATTGCACGTGAAATGGGTGGTAACCTCAAATCAACTTCAGGGCCTGTTTTGGAGCGCGCGGGTGATTTGGCGGCAATGCTGACTAACCTTGAAGAAGGTGATGTTTTATTTATTGATGAAATTCATCGCCTTTCCCCCGTGATTGAAGAAATTCTGTATCCCGCAATGGAAGATTACCAGTTAGATATCATGATTGGTGAAGGACCTGCTGCCCGTTCAATTAAATTAGATTTACCCCCTTTTACATTAGTCGCTGCGACCACACGTGCAGGCTTACTCACCTCACCTCTACGCGACCGTTTTGGTATTGTGCAACGTCTTGAGTTTTACTCTGTAGAAGATTTAACACATATCGTGTCGCGCTCTGCAAACCTTATGGATGTGCCAATTACAGTTGAGGGTGCCGAGGAAGTTGCACGCCGTGCACGTGGCACACCACGTATTGCCAATCGTTTATTACGCCGTGTTCGTGACTATGCACAAGTAAAAGGTACAGGTGAAGTTAACCATGACATGGCACAACGTGCTCTTGATATGCTCAATGTTGATAAAGCAGGCCTAGACACTTTAGACCGCCGTTATTTGAGTATGTTACTCGAGCGTTTTGATGGCGGGCCTGCTGGAGTTGAAGCGCTTGCTGCAGCTATGGCTGAAGATAGTGGCACACTTGAAGACGTGATTGAACCTTATTTAATTCAACAAGGTTATGTCATGCGTACTGCACGAGGACGTATAGCAACCAATCAATCTTATTTACAGTTT
- the ruvA gene encoding Holliday junction branch migration protein RuvA: protein MIGCLIGEVFALEAPTVLLNVNGVGYEIDTPLSTFCQLQKGQKVTLWTHLVVREDAQQLYGFSDAQEKTIFRTLLKVNGVGPKMALGILSTLSVELLVHTIEHDDVNTLVKVPGVGKKTAERLMIELRDRFKTLAQGTSTAATMPQIQFAANSPVAEAEAALQSLGYKPLEAQKAVAAVKADYTESADIIRAALKSMMK from the coding sequence ATGATCGGATGTTTAATTGGCGAAGTGTTTGCCCTAGAAGCCCCTACTGTCTTACTGAATGTAAATGGTGTGGGCTATGAAATTGATACACCACTTTCAACATTTTGCCAATTACAAAAAGGCCAGAAAGTCACGCTATGGACGCATTTAGTTGTTCGTGAAGACGCTCAGCAGCTTTACGGTTTTAGCGATGCTCAAGAGAAAACTATTTTCCGTACTTTATTAAAAGTAAATGGTGTAGGCCCTAAAATGGCACTGGGTATCTTGTCTACATTAAGTGTCGAATTATTGGTACATACAATTGAACACGACGATGTAAACACTTTGGTCAAAGTTCCGGGCGTTGGTAAAAAAACAGCTGAACGTTTAATGATTGAACTTCGTGATCGTTTTAAAACCTTGGCTCAAGGCACTTCTACTGCGGCGACCATGCCTCAAATTCAATTTGCTGCAAACTCCCCTGTTGCAGAAGCAGAAGCAGCATTACAGTCTTTAGGTTATAAGCCACTTGAAGCACAAAAAGCTGTTGCTGCGGTTAAAGCCGATTACACTGAATCAGCCGATATTATTCGTGCTGCTCTTAAATCAATGATGAAGTAA
- a CDS encoding deoxyguanosinetriphosphate triphosphohydrolase has translation MEQMRWLELLSAVRLGSKKSSTELARSPFHKDYDRIIFSQSFRQLNRKTQVHPLAQHDGIHTRLTHSLEVSCIGRSMGMLAAEKIKDELPVWISPADVGAIIQAACLAHDIGNPPFGHAGEYAIREWFDDASHNDFLKKLTPEEEADVRQFEGNAQGLRLLTRIDYHPDDGGMRLTYATLGAYLKYPWLSKTIASQGDRPSHERAKFGCYQSEKEILKQIAEQLGLIQLGEYHYCRHPLTYLLEAADDICYALIDLEDGIILNMLNYQEVEPIFLNLIADYGQPEELSQPSSTWQQKISALRGRVMKRLVDEVTTAFAKHQYEIITGQLQGSLLQYCSPDIAKGIETAKNLAREKIFEHPQKSGLEIIAHQSLQTILDAFVPLTMPHKSLSFKEQRLMSILHLYGARFSNNHYSNIMQVLDIISKFSDHQAYSLAQELQGNKIGLF, from the coding sequence ATGGAACAAATGCGTTGGTTAGAACTGCTTTCTGCAGTTCGTTTAGGTAGCAAAAAAAGTAGTACAGAGTTGGCTCGTAGCCCATTTCATAAAGATTATGATCGCATTATATTTTCGCAAAGTTTTCGTCAGTTAAACCGTAAAACACAAGTGCACCCTTTAGCACAGCATGACGGCATCCATACCCGCTTAACACACTCGCTTGAAGTTTCCTGTATTGGTCGTTCAATGGGTATGCTTGCAGCCGAAAAAATTAAAGATGAATTGCCCGTCTGGATTTCTCCTGCCGATGTTGGCGCAATTATTCAAGCGGCCTGTCTTGCACATGACATTGGTAACCCACCTTTTGGGCATGCAGGTGAATATGCGATTCGTGAATGGTTTGACGATGCCTCACATAATGATTTTCTAAAAAAATTAACTCCCGAAGAAGAAGCCGATGTCCGCCAGTTTGAAGGTAATGCTCAAGGATTACGCCTTTTAACACGTATTGACTATCACCCAGACGATGGTGGTATGCGCTTAACTTACGCGACCCTAGGCGCATATTTAAAATATCCTTGGCTCTCAAAAACAATAGCTTCTCAAGGTGATCGCCCATCCCATGAACGGGCTAAATTTGGTTGTTATCAGTCTGAAAAAGAAATTTTAAAGCAAATAGCAGAACAGCTTGGACTCATTCAATTAGGTGAATATCACTATTGTCGCCACCCACTCACCTATCTTTTAGAAGCCGCAGACGATATTTGCTACGCCTTAATTGATTTAGAAGACGGCATTATTCTAAATATGCTGAACTACCAAGAAGTTGAACCAATTTTTCTCAATTTAATTGCAGATTATGGTCAGCCAGAAGAGTTGTCACAGCCCAGCAGTACATGGCAACAAAAAATTTCTGCATTACGTGGCCGTGTCATGAAACGCCTAGTCGATGAAGTCACTACCGCTTTCGCCAAGCATCAGTATGAAATTATTACAGGTCAGCTCCAAGGTAGCCTTTTACAATACTGCTCACCTGATATTGCTAAAGGTATTGAAACAGCAAAAAACCTAGCGCGTGAAAAAATCTTTGAACACCCGCAAAAGTCTGGTTTAGAAATTATTGCTCACCAAAGTTTGCAAACAATACTAGATGCATTTGTACCCTTAACAATGCCACATAAATCTTTGAGCTTTAAAGAACAACGTTTAATGTCGATCCTTCATTTGTACGGTGCCCGCTTTAGTAATAATCACTACAGCAATATCATGCAGGTACTCGATATTATTAGTAAGTTTTCAGATCATCAGGCTTATAGCTTGGCGCAAGAGCTACAAGGTAATAAAATAGGTCTGTTTTAA